A genome region from Sphaerisporangium krabiense includes the following:
- a CDS encoding ATP-binding cassette domain-containing protein has protein sequence MTTREAPAVAVRGLRKSYGAVEAVKGVEFEVRPGEVFGFLGPNGAGKTTTISMLCTLIRPTGGSALVAGHDVVRERDQVRRNIGLVFQDPTLDGYLSAEQNLRFHAELYGVPKDVVGARIRQVMEMVALWDRKDAKVNTFSGGMKRRLEIARGLLHSPRVLFLDEPTVGLDPQTRSAIWGYINKLRHTEDITIFMTTHYMDEAEYCDRIAIIDHGEIVVIDSPEELKASVGKDRVQIQTADDATAIAALKERFDLDAAVREGTVTFAVASGEAFVPRLFSELGVPIRSVSVSRPSLDDVFMNYTGSTIRDAEGESGGQSYMRAMARR, from the coding sequence GTGACGACACGTGAGGCGCCCGCCGTCGCCGTACGGGGGCTCAGGAAGAGCTACGGCGCGGTCGAGGCCGTGAAGGGCGTCGAGTTCGAGGTGCGGCCGGGCGAGGTCTTCGGCTTCCTCGGCCCGAACGGCGCCGGCAAGACCACCACGATCAGCATGCTGTGCACGCTGATCCGCCCGACGGGCGGCAGCGCCCTGGTCGCGGGGCACGACGTCGTCCGGGAACGCGACCAGGTGCGCCGCAACATCGGGCTGGTCTTCCAGGACCCGACGCTGGACGGCTACCTGTCGGCCGAGCAGAACCTGCGCTTCCACGCCGAGCTGTACGGGGTGCCGAAGGACGTCGTGGGCGCGCGCATCCGGCAGGTCATGGAGATGGTCGCGCTGTGGGACCGCAAGGACGCCAAGGTGAACACCTTCTCCGGCGGGATGAAGCGCCGCCTGGAGATCGCGCGCGGCCTGCTGCACTCGCCGCGCGTGCTGTTCCTCGACGAGCCGACCGTGGGGCTCGACCCCCAGACCCGCTCGGCCATCTGGGGCTACATCAACAAGCTGCGTCACACCGAGGACATCACGATCTTCATGACGACGCACTACATGGACGAGGCCGAGTACTGCGACCGCATCGCGATCATCGACCACGGCGAGATCGTGGTCATCGACTCCCCCGAGGAGCTGAAGGCCAGCGTCGGCAAGGACCGCGTCCAGATCCAGACCGCCGACGACGCGACCGCGATCGCCGCGCTCAAGGAGCGCTTCGACCTGGACGCCGCCGTCCGCGAGGGGACGGTCACCTTCGCGGTGGCCTCCGGCGAGGCGTTCGTGCCGCGCCTGTTCTCCGAGCTCGGCGTGCCGATCCGCTCGGTGAGCGTGTCGCGCCCGTCGCTGGACGACGTCTTCATGAACTACACCGGCTCCACGATCCGTGACGCCGAGGGCGAGAGCGGCGGGCAGTCCTACATGCGCGCCATGGCGAGGAGGTGA
- a CDS encoding acetyl/propionyl/methylcrotonyl-CoA carboxylase subunit alpha: protein MVSGLSGIGTVLVANRGEIALRVIRTLRRLGLRSVAVHSDADAGARHVREADAAVRLASGYLDIEGVVAAAKASGARAVHPGYGFLAENTAFARRCAEEGLVFVGPPPPAIEAMGDKIRAKATVAAAGVPVVPGGAEPGDDLAEAAARIGFPVLIKPSAGGGGKGMLVVRSAGELAEAVASARRTAAAAFGDATLLVERYVSDPRHIEIQVLADTHGNVIHLGERECSLQRRHQKIVEEAPSPLIDEETRRRMGAAAVSAARSVGYVGAGTVEFIVPGDQPGHPGYFIEMNTRLQVEHPVTEMVTGLDLVELQLRVAAGEPLPLAQQDVRMRGHAVEARVYAEDPARDFLPTGGRVLALAEPEDAAGVRVDSGLFPGAVVGSDYDPMLAKVIAWGSDRAAALRGLDTALRRTTVLGVTTNIAFLRALLADADVAAGRLGTGLIDQRLDALLAAAHATGAPPDEVLAAAALVLHDELSGGDDDPWDVPDGWRIGEPAWTTWPLAARGEPVAVRVRGLPARGAEVAVGDGPPSEARVAREGGDALVTLDGVTTRYACARDGHTVWLGRDGRAWALTRHLPGDPGDRAGAGLAGDGVVRSPMPGTVLLVKVVPGEAVTEGQPLLIVEAMKMEHTVTAPADGVVAELTARAGRPVDMDEVLAVIRAPDAGASPEATETGGS from the coding sequence ATGGTTTCTGGGCTCTCTGGCATCGGCACCGTGCTCGTGGCCAACCGCGGCGAGATCGCCCTGCGCGTCATCAGGACGCTCCGGCGGCTCGGCCTCCGCTCCGTCGCCGTCCACAGCGACGCCGACGCCGGGGCGCGGCACGTCCGCGAGGCCGACGCCGCCGTCCGGCTCGCCTCGGGCTACCTCGACATCGAGGGCGTCGTCGCCGCCGCGAAGGCGAGCGGCGCCCGGGCCGTCCACCCCGGGTACGGCTTCCTGGCCGAGAACACCGCGTTCGCGCGCCGCTGCGCCGAGGAGGGGCTGGTGTTCGTCGGCCCGCCGCCGCCGGCCATCGAGGCGATGGGCGACAAGATCCGCGCCAAGGCCACCGTGGCCGCCGCGGGCGTGCCCGTGGTGCCCGGCGGCGCCGAGCCCGGCGACGACCTGGCCGAGGCCGCGGCGCGCATCGGCTTCCCCGTGCTGATCAAGCCGTCGGCGGGCGGTGGCGGCAAGGGCATGCTGGTGGTGCGGTCGGCGGGCGAGCTGGCCGAGGCGGTCGCCTCCGCGCGGCGCACGGCCGCCGCCGCGTTCGGCGACGCCACCCTGCTCGTCGAGCGGTACGTCTCCGACCCCCGGCACATCGAGATCCAGGTCCTGGCCGACACCCACGGCAACGTGATCCACCTCGGCGAGCGCGAGTGCAGCCTCCAGCGCCGCCACCAGAAGATCGTCGAGGAGGCCCCCTCGCCGCTGATCGACGAGGAGACCCGCCGGCGCATGGGAGCCGCCGCGGTCAGCGCCGCCCGCTCGGTCGGGTACGTCGGCGCGGGCACCGTCGAGTTCATCGTCCCGGGCGACCAGCCGGGGCACCCCGGCTACTTCATCGAGATGAACACCCGCCTGCAGGTCGAGCACCCGGTCACCGAGATGGTCACCGGCCTCGACCTGGTGGAGCTGCAGCTCCGCGTCGCGGCGGGCGAGCCCCTGCCCCTGGCGCAGCAGGACGTGCGCATGCGCGGCCACGCCGTGGAGGCCCGTGTGTACGCCGAGGACCCGGCGCGCGACTTCCTGCCCACCGGCGGCCGGGTGCTGGCCCTGGCCGAGCCCGAGGACGCGGCCGGCGTGCGGGTGGACTCCGGCCTGTTCCCGGGCGCGGTCGTCGGCAGCGACTACGACCCCATGCTCGCCAAGGTGATCGCCTGGGGTTCCGACCGGGCCGCCGCCCTGCGGGGGCTCGACACCGCGCTGCGGCGCACCACGGTCCTCGGCGTCACCACCAACATCGCCTTCCTGCGCGCCCTGCTGGCCGACGCCGACGTCGCCGCCGGGCGGCTCGGCACCGGCCTGATCGACCAGCGCCTCGACGCCCTGCTCGCCGCCGCCCACGCCACCGGCGCCCCGCCGGACGAGGTGCTCGCCGCGGCGGCCCTGGTCCTGCACGACGAGCTGTCCGGGGGCGACGACGACCCCTGGGACGTGCCGGACGGCTGGCGGATCGGCGAGCCCGCCTGGACGACCTGGCCGCTCGCCGCGCGGGGCGAGCCGGTCGCCGTCCGGGTCAGGGGCCTGCCCGCGCGCGGCGCCGAGGTCGCCGTCGGGGACGGGCCGCCGTCGGAGGCCAGGGTCGCGCGGGAGGGCGGCGACGCGCTGGTCACCCTGGACGGGGTCACCACGCGCTACGCCTGCGCCCGCGACGGGCACACGGTGTGGCTCGGGCGCGACGGCCGCGCCTGGGCCCTCACCCGCCACCTGCCCGGGGACCCGGGCGACCGCGCCGGGGCGGGCCTGGCGGGCGACGGCGTGGTGCGCAGCCCGATGCCGGGCACGGTGCTGCTGGTCAAGGTGGTGCCGGGCGAGGCGGTGACCGAGGGGCAGCCGCTGCTGATCGTCGAGGCGATGAAGATGGAGCACACCGTGACCGCCCCCGCCGACGGCGTCGTCGCCGAGCTGACGGCCCGCGCGGGGCGGCCGGTCGACATGGACGAGGTGCTGGCCGTCATCCGGGCCCCGGACGCCGGGGCGTCCCCCGAGGCCACCGAGACGGGAGGATCGTGA
- a CDS encoding carboxyl transferase domain-containing protein has translation MLRTAVGPGGEEYKRNAEVNERLAAELRERLALAALGGSERSRARHVERGKLLPRDRVGALLDPGSRFLELSPLAATGLYGDEAPAAGIITGIGRVSGRECVIVANDATVKGGTYYPITVKKHLRAQEVALHNNLPCVYLVDSGGAFLPLQDEVFPDREHFGRIFYNQATMSRRGIPQIAAVLGSCTAGGAYVPAMSDEAVIVRNQGTIFLGGPPLVKAATGEEVTAEELGGGDVHARVSGVTDHLAEDDVHALAIVRDIVATLAPRGPAPWERAPSREPAHDPRDLYGIVPSDTRTPYDVREVVARVVDGSEFLEFKAEYGTTLVTGFARIHGHPVGVVANNGILFAESALKGAHFIELCDQRGVPLVFLQNISGFMVGRAYEAGGIAKHGAKMVTAVSCARVPKFTVVIGGSFGAGNYAMAGRAYSPRLLWMWPNARISVMGGEQAANVLATVRPGGDAEGEAEFKREIRERYERQGNPYYSTARLWDDGVIDPLDTRTVLGLALSAAANAPLDPIGYGVFRM, from the coding sequence GTGCTCCGGACCGCGGTGGGTCCGGGCGGCGAGGAGTACAAGCGCAACGCGGAGGTCAACGAGCGGCTGGCCGCGGAGCTGCGCGAACGCCTCGCCCTCGCCGCCCTCGGCGGCTCCGAGCGGTCCCGCGCGCGGCACGTCGAGCGCGGCAAGCTCCTGCCCCGCGACCGGGTGGGCGCCCTGCTCGACCCCGGCTCCCGCTTCCTGGAACTGTCGCCGCTGGCCGCCACCGGCCTGTACGGCGACGAGGCCCCCGCCGCGGGCATCATCACCGGCATCGGCCGGGTCTCCGGGCGCGAGTGCGTGATCGTGGCCAACGACGCCACCGTCAAGGGCGGCACGTACTACCCGATCACCGTCAAGAAGCACCTGCGGGCCCAGGAGGTCGCCCTCCACAACAACCTGCCGTGCGTCTACCTGGTCGACTCCGGCGGCGCGTTCCTCCCGCTGCAGGACGAGGTCTTCCCCGACCGCGAGCACTTCGGCCGCATCTTCTACAACCAGGCCACCATGTCCCGGCGCGGCATCCCCCAGATCGCCGCCGTCCTCGGGTCCTGCACGGCCGGCGGCGCCTACGTGCCCGCGATGAGCGACGAGGCCGTCATCGTCAGGAACCAGGGCACGATCTTCCTCGGCGGCCCGCCCCTGGTGAAGGCCGCCACCGGCGAGGAGGTCACGGCCGAGGAGCTCGGCGGCGGCGACGTGCACGCCCGGGTCAGCGGCGTCACCGACCACCTCGCCGAGGACGACGTCCACGCGCTCGCCATCGTGCGCGACATCGTCGCCACCCTCGCCCCGCGCGGCCCCGCCCCCTGGGAGCGCGCCCCGTCGCGCGAGCCCGCGCACGACCCCCGCGACCTGTACGGCATCGTGCCCTCCGACACCCGCACGCCCTACGACGTGCGCGAGGTCGTCGCCCGCGTCGTGGACGGCAGCGAGTTCCTGGAGTTCAAGGCCGAGTACGGCACCACGCTGGTGACCGGCTTCGCCAGGATCCACGGCCACCCGGTCGGCGTCGTGGCCAACAACGGCATCCTGTTCGCCGAGTCGGCGCTGAAGGGCGCGCACTTCATCGAGCTGTGCGACCAGCGCGGCGTCCCTCTGGTCTTCCTCCAGAACATCAGCGGGTTCATGGTGGGCCGCGCCTACGAGGCCGGCGGCATCGCCAAGCACGGCGCCAAGATGGTCACCGCGGTCTCCTGCGCCCGGGTCCCCAAGTTCACCGTGGTGATCGGCGGCTCCTTCGGGGCCGGCAACTACGCGATGGCCGGCCGCGCCTACTCCCCGCGCCTGCTGTGGATGTGGCCGAACGCCCGCATCTCGGTCATGGGCGGCGAGCAGGCCGCCAACGTCCTGGCCACCGTGCGCCCCGGCGGCGACGCCGAGGGCGAGGCCGAGTTCAAGCGCGAGATCCGGGAGCGGTACGAGCGCCAGGGCAACCCGTACTACTCCACCGCGCGGCTCTGGGACGACGGCGTGATAGACCCGCTCGACACCCGCACCGTGCTGGGGCTGGCCCTGTCGGCCGCGGCCAACGCCCCCCTCGACCCCATCGGCTACGGCGTCTTCCGGATGTGA
- a CDS encoding PadR family transcriptional regulator has product MDPSYEWHMRMSAHSPPPPFPPPPMGPVPPVPPVPPVPPVPPVPPAPPGFHHHGPPVPPFAPRVRRGDVRAALLSLLAEGERNGYQMIQEIQRRSHGIWRPSPGSVYPALQQLEDEGLIAGRDSGGSRAYRLTARGRDRLAACAGGPPDPWAEVASSLPEEMMELRMLWSQLGEAFAQLTQVANPRQLAAARTLLKSTRRSIFTILADDGDEEEEGP; this is encoded by the coding sequence ATGGACCCCTCGTACGAGTGGCACATGCGCATGTCCGCGCACTCCCCGCCGCCCCCGTTCCCCCCGCCCCCGATGGGCCCGGTTCCGCCCGTCCCGCCCGTCCCCCCTGTCCCGCCGGTGCCGCCGGTCCCCCCGGCGCCGCCGGGCTTCCACCACCACGGGCCGCCGGTGCCCCCCTTCGCGCCCCGCGTGCGGCGGGGCGACGTGCGCGCCGCGCTGCTGTCGCTGCTGGCGGAGGGCGAGCGCAACGGCTACCAGATGATCCAGGAGATCCAGCGGCGCAGCCACGGCATCTGGCGGCCCAGCCCCGGCTCGGTCTACCCCGCGCTCCAGCAACTGGAGGACGAGGGCCTCATCGCCGGGAGGGACTCGGGTGGCAGCCGCGCCTACCGGCTCACCGCCAGGGGCCGCGACCGTCTCGCGGCGTGCGCCGGCGGCCCGCCCGACCCCTGGGCGGAGGTCGCGAGCAGCCTGCCCGAGGAGATGATGGAGCTGCGGATGCTCTGGTCGCAGCTCGGTGAGGCGTTCGCCCAGCTCACGCAGGTCGCCAACCCGCGGCAGCTCGCCGCGGCGCGCACCCTGCTCAAGAGCACCAGACGTTCGATCTTCACGATCCTCGCCGACGACGGGGACGAGGAGGAAGAGGGACCGTGA
- a CDS encoding TIGR03086 family metal-binding protein: MEERVLELHAVAMDEFGLRVAMVRDDQWDAPTPCADWTVRDLVGHLVTEQLWVPPLLAGETIDQVGDRFDGDPLGDDPVGRWTRASVAAQQAFAAPGALDREVHLSYGTVPARRYCMEMTSDLAVHAWDLARALGVDERVDPVLMAEVHDYLAPMLEGYSGELFAPPVPVPEDASPQERTLALTGRRP, from the coding sequence ATGGAGGAAAGAGTCCTGGAACTGCACGCCGTCGCGATGGACGAGTTCGGCCTGCGCGTGGCGATGGTCCGCGACGACCAGTGGGACGCCCCGACGCCGTGCGCGGACTGGACCGTCCGTGACCTGGTCGGCCACCTGGTGACCGAGCAGCTGTGGGTGCCGCCGCTGCTCGCGGGCGAGACGATCGACCAGGTCGGCGACCGGTTCGACGGCGACCCGCTCGGCGACGACCCGGTGGGCCGGTGGACGCGGGCGAGCGTCGCCGCGCAGCAGGCGTTCGCCGCTCCCGGCGCCCTGGACCGCGAGGTCCACCTGTCGTACGGCACCGTCCCCGCCCGGCGCTACTGCATGGAGATGACCAGCGACCTGGCGGTCCACGCCTGGGACCTGGCCCGCGCGCTCGGCGTCGACGAGCGCGTGGACCCGGTGCTGATGGCGGAGGTGCACGACTACCTGGCGCCGATGCTGGAGGGGTACTCCGGTGAGCTGTTCGCGCCGCCCGTCCCGGTGCCGGAGGACGCGAGCCCGCAGGAGCGCACGCTGGCCCTCACCGGCCGCCGCCCCTGA
- a CDS encoding ABC transporter permease, producing MSTEVSASGVVGVRVPGRGAAHDVRAIKVVLHRELLRFLNDRTRMVSTLIQPVLWLFVMGTGLSTLITGGTAQGVDFRTFMYPGVIAMTVVTTAMFSAGSIVWDREFGFLREMLVAPVGRGSIVIGKCLGGGIVATAQGVIILALAGLVHVPYSPALILTLLGEMFLASFTITAFGVSLAARMKNMQSFFGVMQMAIMPMIFLSGAMFPLAGLPAWLAFLTKVNPLTYAVDPMRHAVFSHLSVRPEVMDALNPGVHWWGWHVPVGVELGIVALMGLALLGVAVAQFRRAD from the coding sequence ATGTCCACCGAGGTCTCCGCGTCCGGCGTCGTCGGGGTCCGCGTGCCCGGGCGCGGCGCGGCGCACGACGTGCGGGCGATCAAGGTCGTGCTGCACCGCGAGCTGCTGCGGTTCCTCAACGACCGCACGCGCATGGTCTCCACGCTGATCCAGCCCGTGCTGTGGCTGTTCGTCATGGGCACCGGGCTGAGCACGCTGATCACCGGCGGCACCGCCCAGGGCGTCGACTTCCGCACCTTCATGTACCCCGGCGTGATCGCGATGACGGTGGTCACCACCGCCATGTTCTCGGCGGGCTCGATCGTCTGGGACCGGGAGTTCGGGTTCCTGCGCGAGATGCTGGTCGCCCCGGTCGGGCGCGGCTCGATCGTGATCGGCAAGTGCCTGGGCGGCGGCATCGTCGCGACCGCGCAGGGGGTGATCATCCTGGCCCTGGCGGGCCTGGTGCACGTGCCCTACTCCCCCGCGCTGATCCTGACCCTGCTCGGCGAGATGTTCCTCGCCTCGTTCACCATCACCGCCTTCGGCGTCAGCCTCGCGGCCCGCATGAAGAACATGCAGTCCTTCTTCGGCGTGATGCAGATGGCGATCATGCCGATGATATTCCTGTCGGGCGCGATGTTCCCGCTGGCCGGCCTGCCCGCGTGGCTCGCCTTCCTGACGAAGGTGAACCCGCTGACCTACGCCGTGGACCCGATGCGCCACGCGGTGTTCAGCCACCTGTCGGTCCGGCCGGAGGTGATGGACGCGCTGAACCCGGGAGTCCACTGGTGGGGCTGGCACGTCCCGGTGGGCGTGGAGCTCGGCATCGTCGCGCTCATGGGCCTGGCCCTGCTCGGCGTCGCCGTCGCGCAGTTCCGCCGCGCCGACTGA
- a CDS encoding Scr1 family TA system antitoxin-like transcriptional regulator, with protein sequence MPHPSELNPAESPRALFGYELRKHRKAAGLSQEQLSTRIQYTAAMISSVETAKRTPSHDFAQRCDDALRLDGTLVRLWPFIHHSATPPWFRPWLDIEREAGTLRAWEPLVIPGLLQTEAYARAIFLGEPRAVLERVKEKVAARLERQSIFERPEPPMFWAVIDEGALRRVIGDPLVMTDQLKRLEELETVPHITLQVLPFSARSTAGLEGSFLMAQATGLPDAVYLEAVGGHGQVIERAAEVQELLTRYEMIRAEALPQQASFAQIREIREHMQLNEELSTARWEKSTFSGGSGGNCVEVAFLSRGLIGVRDSKTPAGRPLVFTADEWADFANGLKSGELRP encoded by the coding sequence ATGCCCCATCCGAGCGAGCTCAACCCCGCCGAGAGCCCGAGGGCCCTTTTCGGCTACGAACTTCGCAAACACCGAAAAGCAGCAGGACTTTCGCAGGAGCAGCTTTCCACCCGAATTCAGTACACGGCGGCGATGATCAGCTCGGTGGAGACCGCCAAGCGCACGCCGTCGCACGACTTCGCCCAGCGCTGCGACGACGCCCTCCGCCTCGACGGCACCCTGGTCAGGCTCTGGCCGTTCATCCACCACTCGGCGACGCCCCCGTGGTTCCGGCCCTGGCTCGACATCGAACGGGAGGCCGGCACGCTGCGCGCCTGGGAGCCGCTGGTCATCCCTGGCCTGCTGCAGACCGAGGCGTACGCCAGGGCCATCTTCCTCGGCGAACCGCGCGCGGTGCTGGAGCGGGTCAAGGAGAAGGTCGCCGCGCGCCTGGAACGCCAGAGCATCTTCGAACGCCCCGAGCCCCCGATGTTCTGGGCCGTGATCGACGAGGGCGCGCTCCGCCGCGTCATCGGCGACCCCCTGGTGATGACCGACCAACTGAAACGCCTGGAGGAGCTGGAGACGGTTCCGCACATCACCCTTCAGGTCCTCCCATTCTCGGCGCGCTCGACGGCCGGACTCGAGGGAAGTTTTCTGATGGCCCAGGCAACGGGCTTGCCTGATGCGGTATACCTCGAGGCTGTTGGAGGACATGGCCAGGTCATCGAACGTGCCGCGGAAGTTCAGGAACTCCTGACGCGATACGAGATGATCCGTGCTGAGGCTCTTCCTCAGCAGGCGTCCTTTGCGCAAATAAGGGAGATTCGAGAACATATGCAGCTGAACGAGGAACTCTCCACCGCACGGTGGGAGAAGTCCACATTCTCGGGGGGCAGCGGCGGCAATTGCGTCGAGGTCGCTTTCCTGTCCCGCGGGCTCATCGGCGTCCGAGACAGCAAGACCCCCGCCGGCCGGCCGCTCGTCTTCACCGCGGATGAATGGGCGGACTTCGCGAACGGCCTCAAGTCGGGCGAATTGCGCCCCTGA
- a CDS encoding thiamine pyrophosphate-dependent enzyme: MARDAVETHFTESVAALSPGTRRDPALPVRPGTTLTGDLCRELFEVQLASRLLDIAARWLREQGEGFYTIGSAGHEGNAAVAAAVRPTDPALLHYRSGAFYLARSAQAGRLAEEGLRDVLLGLSAAAEEPIAGGRHKVFGHPDLAVIPQTSTIASHLPRAVGVAFAVERARKLGVESAWPAESIAVCSFGDASVNHASALTGFNTAAYCAYQGLPLPILFVCEDNGIGISVRTPRDWVRASGHPLIPRFEADGCDLAEAYDVARRAAEHVRAHRSPAFLHLRVVRLMGHAGSDVESAYRAPREIAADLARDPLVATARMLVEAGLTDPEELLGRYETIREHVLKLAMESTRRPRLASAREVMEPLAPRRPALVAAQAARRPRDRAAVFGPTLPEHEGPLTLAQAVNRTLAEILGTHPEAMVFGEDVARKGGVYGVTRGLLKRFGAARVFDTPLDEQALLGLALGAGASGLLPIPEIQYLAYLHNALDQIRGEAASLRFFSKGAYRNPMVVRVASYAYQKGFGGHFHNDNSVAALRDIPGVVVASPARPDDAAAMLRTCVAAAKADGEVCVFLEPIALYGTRDLMDEGDNGWLTPYAPPARWAETHVPIGRARSYGDGRDLTIVTFGNGLRMSLRTAIRLTSEGHGCRVLDLRWLSPLPVEDLVSAAELTGRVLVADETRGSGGVSEGVLAALADNGFAGKAARVTSKDSFVPLGDAAAHVLLSEAAIEEAARRLLA, encoded by the coding sequence GTGGCCCGCGACGCAGTAGAGACGCACTTCACCGAGTCGGTCGCCGCGCTCTCCCCAGGCACGCGCCGCGATCCCGCCCTGCCCGTCCGCCCGGGCACCACCCTCACCGGCGACCTCTGCCGCGAGCTGTTCGAGGTCCAGCTCGCCAGCAGGCTGCTCGACATCGCGGCCCGCTGGCTGCGCGAGCAGGGCGAGGGCTTCTACACCATCGGCTCGGCCGGCCACGAGGGCAACGCGGCGGTGGCCGCGGCCGTGCGCCCCACCGACCCCGCGCTACTGCACTACCGCTCCGGCGCGTTCTACCTGGCGAGGTCGGCGCAGGCCGGGCGCCTGGCCGAAGAGGGCCTGCGCGACGTGCTGCTCGGCCTGTCGGCCGCGGCCGAGGAGCCGATCGCCGGGGGCCGCCACAAGGTCTTCGGCCACCCCGACCTGGCGGTCATCCCGCAGACCTCCACCATCGCCAGCCACCTGCCGCGCGCGGTGGGCGTCGCGTTCGCCGTCGAGCGGGCGCGCAAGCTCGGCGTCGAGAGCGCCTGGCCCGCCGAGTCGATCGCCGTGTGCAGCTTCGGAGACGCCTCGGTCAACCACGCGAGCGCGCTCACCGGCTTCAACACCGCCGCCTACTGCGCCTACCAGGGCCTGCCGCTGCCGATCCTGTTCGTCTGCGAGGACAACGGCATCGGCATCAGCGTGCGCACCCCGCGCGACTGGGTGCGGGCGTCCGGCCACCCGCTGATCCCGCGGTTCGAGGCCGACGGCTGCGACCTGGCCGAGGCCTACGACGTCGCGCGGCGGGCCGCCGAGCACGTCCGCGCCCACAGGTCGCCCGCCTTCCTGCACCTGCGCGTGGTGCGGCTCATGGGACACGCCGGCTCCGACGTCGAGTCCGCCTACCGGGCGCCCCGCGAGATCGCCGCCGACCTCGCGCGCGACCCCCTGGTGGCCACGGCGCGGATGCTCGTCGAGGCGGGGCTGACCGACCCGGAGGAACTGCTCGGCCGCTACGAGACGATCCGCGAGCACGTGCTGAAGCTGGCGATGGAGTCCACCCGGCGTCCCCGGCTCGCCTCGGCGCGCGAGGTCATGGAGCCCCTCGCCCCGCGCCGTCCCGCGCTCGTCGCCGCGCAGGCCGCGCGCCGCCCGCGCGACCGCGCCGCGGTGTTCGGCCCCACCCTGCCCGAGCACGAGGGCCCGCTCACCCTCGCCCAGGCCGTCAACCGCACGCTCGCCGAGATCCTCGGCACCCATCCCGAGGCGATGGTGTTCGGGGAGGACGTCGCGCGCAAGGGCGGCGTGTACGGCGTCACGCGCGGGCTGCTCAAGCGCTTCGGCGCGGCGCGGGTGTTCGACACGCCGCTGGACGAGCAGGCCCTGCTCGGCCTCGCCCTCGGCGCGGGCGCCTCGGGGCTGCTGCCGATCCCGGAGATCCAGTACCTGGCCTACCTGCACAACGCGCTGGACCAGATCCGCGGCGAGGCGGCGTCGCTGCGGTTCTTCTCCAAGGGCGCCTACCGCAACCCCATGGTCGTGCGCGTGGCCTCCTACGCCTACCAGAAGGGGTTCGGCGGCCACTTCCACAACGACAACTCCGTGGCCGCGCTGCGCGACATCCCCGGGGTCGTCGTCGCCTCCCCCGCCCGCCCCGACGACGCCGCCGCGATGCTGCGCACCTGCGTGGCCGCCGCCAAGGCCGACGGCGAGGTGTGCGTCTTCCTCGAACCCATCGCCCTGTACGGCACCCGCGACCTGATGGACGAGGGCGACAACGGCTGGCTCACCCCGTACGCCCCTCCGGCCCGGTGGGCCGAGACGCACGTGCCCATCGGCAGGGCACGCTCCTACGGCGACGGCCGCGACCTCACGATCGTGACGTTCGGCAACGGGCTGCGCATGAGCCTGCGGACCGCGATCCGGCTCACCTCAGAAGGGCACGGCTGCCGCGTGCTCGACCTGCGGTGGCTGTCCCCTCTGCCGGTGGAGGACCTGGTCAGTGCCGCCGAGCTGACCGGCCGGGTGCTGGTCGCCGACGAGACCCGCGGCTCCGGCGGCGTGTCGGAAGGGGTGCTCGCCGCGCTCGCCGACAACGGGTTCGCCGGGAAGGCCGCCCGGGTGACGTCCAAGGACAGCTTCGTGCCGCTCGGCGACGCCGCCGCGCACGTCCTGCTGTCGGAGGCCGCGATCGAGGAGGCCGCCCGCCGGCTGCTGGCCTGA
- a CDS encoding SACE_7040 family transcriptional regulator has protein sequence MAVMRSPTRVPGNRRREILDAAAGLFAARGFHGTSIEEIGAAVGVSGPALYRHFSGKESLLAEMLLDVSERLRGAAVERVTAAGAAGEALDALIGGQIDFALDHPALITVHDRELGNVPEPSRRQIRRLQRLYVEEWVTVLTELYPDVPPPELRAATHAVFGLLNSTPHSAGELPRAAMAALLRRLALAALSGLVNER, from the coding sequence ATGGCCGTCATGCGAAGTCCTACCCGCGTTCCCGGCAACCGCCGCAGGGAGATCCTGGACGCGGCGGCCGGGCTGTTCGCGGCGCGGGGCTTCCACGGCACCTCCATCGAAGAGATCGGCGCGGCCGTCGGCGTCTCGGGCCCGGCCCTGTACCGCCACTTCAGCGGCAAGGAGTCGCTGCTCGCCGAGATGCTGCTCGACGTCAGCGAGCGCCTGCGCGGCGCGGCGGTCGAGCGGGTCACCGCGGCCGGCGCCGCGGGCGAGGCCCTGGACGCGCTGATCGGCGGGCAGATCGACTTCGCGCTCGACCATCCGGCGCTGATCACCGTGCACGACCGCGAGCTCGGCAACGTCCCCGAGCCGTCCCGGCGGCAGATCCGGCGCCTGCAGCGGCTGTACGTCGAGGAGTGGGTCACGGTGCTGACCGAGCTCTACCCCGACGTCCCGCCGCCGGAGCTGCGGGCGGCCACCCACGCGGTCTTCGGCCTGCTCAACTCCACGCCGCACAGCGCCGGGGAGCTTCCCCGCGCGGCCATGGCGGCGCTGCTGCGCCGCCTGGCCCTGGCCGCGCTGTCCGGCCTGGTTAACGAGCGCTAA